GTAATAGATGTTTGTTAAAACACAGAGCATACTCAAAATCTAATCCGCAGAAACGACTTTGCTACATAGTGCTAAAGTGATTTTGCAAAATCCGTCGAAATCTTCTTAACCAGCCAAGACATATTTCAACACCTTGTGCATATATGCGGTATTATAATCAAAATACAGAAAATGTAATAAAAGAGGCTCTGGAGGGGTTGAGGTTTTTGAATCAAATTAGTCATAACTTTAGGAAAAGAGACTTCTTTAAAAAATATATGAAACCCTTTATAAAGCTCAATAAAAATGTTGTATCAACTGTGTCATATACAGATTTCATTATTTTTATTGGTGCTATTCTAATAGCCCGTAATGAAAGCTTCACAGCTACCTTAGGAATGGTAAGTGCTCTTTGGGCAACCTTGGTTATTCTTAAGTACAAATATTTAATTCCTATTTTCTTAGGGGCTTCAATTGGTTTAGGTAGTACTGGTAATACCAAAGCTATAATCGGTTTTTGGGCATTTTGCATGTGCTTTAGTATTTTAAAAAAGCTTAAAATAAAAAAAAAATCAATCCCAAAAGCGTTTTTAGTAGTTGTTAGTGCCGTAATTGCATACTCTATTAAAGTTTTGGGTGATATTCATGTAATTCATCTTCCTATTTATGTGTTATCAACTTTATTTTTAACTCAAATTTTTTTTATTGCTCTAAACGATAGTGTTCTTAAAATAACTAAATACAGCAATAATGATTGGCGTTTAATATGCAAAATAATATTTTTAGCTGCTGCCATAAGTGGGGTAGGTCCCCTAGTAATCTTAAATCTTTCTGTGGTCAATATTATTAAGTTCCTAAGTATTATGATTGTAGCTCAAGCAGGTTGTTATCCTGCAGCTTTGCTTGGAATAGTATTAGGAAGTGGATTATTATCTGGATCATTTAATGCAATATCTGCAGGACAAGCCTGTTTTTTAGGTTTTATCTTGGGAGTTTGTAAGGATTACTCTAAACTTACATACGTAGCAGTTGCTATAGCCTCCAATATAATATGGTTGAATCAAGGTAGTTTTATGGATATAAAAATTTCCCTATTAGAAATGACTTTAGCTAGTATTATTTGGCTAGTTATTAAAAAATTTATGCCTAAGAGTTTAATCTTTGAGCCTTTTAAAACAAGCCCTATACCTGTTAAAGAAAAACCCCAAAAAGTAGAAGATAGTTGGGTGCAAATAGCGCAGGTATGTGATGAAATTGCTGTAGTTTTAAGCACTTCTGAATATGAGCCTATAGAAAACACCCATCTGTTACAAATAATTGAATGGACAGGGGTATCTTTATGTCAAAACTGTGCGTATTATGAGCAATGTTGGTCACAGGATTTATTTTTAACCTATCATAAATGGAAAGACTTTTTAATAAGTCTCGATCAAAATAAAGATAATATCAATAGTATTTATCAGGTATTGCCTCAACATTGTCCTAGTAAAAATAAGCTTGTTGATGTCTTTGATCAACACTTAAACTTAATTAGAGTAGAACTTTTTTGGCGAAATAAACTACAAGAGTGTAGTAGCCTAGCTGTTGATAGATTAAGTGATTTTTCTGATATGGCAAGGTCTTTAGCCACCGGTTCAAACCAAAAAAAAGAGCTTGAAAAAGAATTAATAGCTCAAATAAAAAGAGAGTTACAGGAACAAGCAGTTAACCTTAATAAAATAAATATACGCTGTAACAATAGAAAGAGGATAATAAGTTTAACTATGGGTTCTTGTTATGATTATAAATCTTGTTCTAATATAATAGTACCTACAGTAAACAAAATTATAGGTGGAAAACTTGTAAATAGCTTGTATAACTGCTCTAAACATACTAAAAGCTTATCATGTAGTTGCGAACTAGAATATGCCCCATCAGTGGAGGTTGAGTATGGAGTAGCTAGCTTATCTCCTAGTGGTATATCAGGTGATTCTTACTGGCTAGATCATTTAACTGATGGACGATTTATAGCGTTATTAAGTGATGGTATGGGTAGCGGATATGTTGCCCGTAAAGATAGTAAGTACGCCATAGATTTGCTGCAAAAACTCCTTAAAACAGGCTTAGATATTAAAAGCCTTATTAAACTACTAAATACAGCGTTAGCTTTAGGAATACAACAGGACTCTTTTGTTACAATAGATGGTGTTTTAGTAGATTGCTTTAAAGGCTGTGCTCAATTAATAAAAATTGGTGCAAGTTACACCTGTTTAAAAAGAGATAGAGATGTTAAACTTTGGAAATCATCAACCTTGCCAGTAGGAGTGTTTCCAGAGATAGATATAGACCAGTATGATATAAGTCTGCAAAAAGATGATATTCTAATAATGTTATCTGATGGTATTGTAGATAATCAAAGAATTGTAGACAGCGAAAAATGGCTAATAAACATTATAAAAGAATTGCCTAAAATTACTGCAAATGAAATAGCAGACTACATAATTAAAATAGCAAAGCGTCATTGTAATGTTGAAATAAAAGATGACATGACCGTAGTAGTACTTAAAATTGTTTAATCTTTGACTA
This Clostridium sp. 'deep sea' DNA region includes the following protein-coding sequences:
- a CDS encoding SpoIIE family protein phosphatase, with amino-acid sequence MNQISHNFRKRDFFKKYMKPFIKLNKNVVSTVSYTDFIIFIGAILIARNESFTATLGMVSALWATLVILKYKYLIPIFLGASIGLGSTGNTKAIIGFWAFCMCFSILKKLKIKKKSIPKAFLVVVSAVIAYSIKVLGDIHVIHLPIYVLSTLFLTQIFFIALNDSVLKITKYSNNDWRLICKIIFLAAAISGVGPLVILNLSVVNIIKFLSIMIVAQAGCYPAALLGIVLGSGLLSGSFNAISAGQACFLGFILGVCKDYSKLTYVAVAIASNIIWLNQGSFMDIKISLLEMTLASIIWLVIKKFMPKSLIFEPFKTSPIPVKEKPQKVEDSWVQIAQVCDEIAVVLSTSEYEPIENTHLLQIIEWTGVSLCQNCAYYEQCWSQDLFLTYHKWKDFLISLDQNKDNINSIYQVLPQHCPSKNKLVDVFDQHLNLIRVELFWRNKLQECSSLAVDRLSDFSDMARSLATGSNQKKELEKELIAQIKRELQEQAVNLNKINIRCNNRKRIISLTMGSCYDYKSCSNIIVPTVNKIIGGKLVNSLYNCSKHTKSLSCSCELEYAPSVEVEYGVASLSPSGISGDSYWLDHLTDGRFIALLSDGMGSGYVARKDSKYAIDLLQKLLKTGLDIKSLIKLLNTALALGIQQDSFVTIDGVLVDCFKGCAQLIKIGASYTCLKRDRDVKLWKSSTLPVGVFPEIDIDQYDISLQKDDILIMLSDGIVDNQRIVDSEKWLINIIKELPKITANEIADYIIKIAKRHCNVEIKDDMTVVVLKIV